One region of Armigeres subalbatus isolate Guangzhou_Male chromosome 3, GZ_Asu_2, whole genome shotgun sequence genomic DNA includes:
- the LOC134227124 gene encoding cullin-5, protein MLKNNQTSFEEKWPQMRPIVLNLLKQEPVTHSEWQELFYAVHLVCLWDDKGPLKIHDCLQEDIVTFIKQAQSRVLAQREEQALLKAYIVEWRKFFTQSSYLPLPFWQLENALQGKSQSSGHNSSSSSSKKSNHSDDSIVRKLMLDLWNQSIFMNIKHRLQDSAMKLVHAERNGEAFDSQLVIGVRESYVNLCSNTEDKLEIYRENFEAAYLQATSAFYRLKASEQLQADGVKSFMEYADAKLREEEARAERYLEPGSITALAQCCVTVLIGDHLPTLLAECPPLIEGRETERLQLMFRLLDRVAGGVDPMLRDLENHIVQAGLADMVAAADVITQDSEKYVERLLELFRRFSNLVKEAFNDDPRFLTARDKAFKTVVNDITVFKLELPTSATAMARGIKSATPESKCPELLANYCDMLLRRTPFSKRLTTEEIESRLKDVLLVLKYISNKDVFMRYHKAHLTRRLILDSSADSEKEEDMVEWLREVGMPADYVNKLARMFQDIKVSEDLNTQFRSQTTRHDAINIKILNAGAWARGSERVSVSLPLELEDYIPEVEEFYKKKHSGRKLLWYHHMSNGTITFANNSGRFDLDVTTFQMAVLFAWNQRPNDKVSYENLRLATELPDPELRRTLWSLVAFPKLKRQLLSYDPVVANPKDFVENTLFWVNQEFALIKNGKPQRRGKVNLVGRLQLSTERSQQEDNQSIVQLRILRTQEAIIKIMKMRKRLSNAALQAELVDILKNMFLPSKKMIKEQLEWLIEHKYMRRDDDDINTFIYMA, encoded by the exons AACAACCAGACGTCTTTCGAGGAGAAATGGCCCCAAATGCGACCGATAGTGCTAAACCTTCTCAAGCAGGAACCGGTCACACATTCCGAATGGCAGGAGCTATTCTATGCAGTGCACCTGGTGTGCCTATGGGACGACAAGGGACCGCTAAAGATACATGACTGCCTGCAAGAGGACATTGTGACGTTCATTAAGCAGGCCCAAAGTCGGGTGCTGGCGCAACGTGAGGAGCAGGCTCTACTGAAGGCATACATCGTTGAATGGAGGAAATTTTTCACCCAGAGCAGCTATTTGCCACTGCCGTTTTGGCAATTGGAAAATGCTTTACAG GGCAAAAGTCAGTCATCCGGGCACAACTCGAGTAGCAGTTCCTCGAAAAAATCAAACCATTCGGACGATAGTATCGTGCGGAAGCTGATGCTGGACCTGTGGAATCAGAGCATTTTCATGAACATAAAACATCGCCTGCAGGATTCGGCCATGAAGCTGGTGCATGCTGAGCGAAACGGCGAAGCGTTTGATTCACAATTGGTGATCGGCGTTCGCGAAAGCTACGTTAATCTTTGTTCCAACACGGAAGATAAATTGGAAATCTATCGGGAGAACTTCGAAGCAGCGTATTTGCAAGCCACGTCGGCATTTTACCGATTGAAAGCCAGTGAGCAGCTACAGGCAGACGGGGTAAAGAGCTTCATGGAATATGCCGATGCAAAGCTTCGGGAGGAGGAAGCACGTGCTGAACGCTACTTGGAACCAGGCAGCATAACCGCTCTGGCGCAATGTTGCGTTACAGTGCTGATTGGCGATCATTTACCAACGTTACTTGCGGAATGTCCTCCCTTGATAGAAGGCCGAGAAACAGAACGATTGCAGCTAATGTTTCGCTTGCTGGATCGAGTGGCCGGTGGGGTCGATCCCATGCTTCGCGATCTGGAAAATCACATTGTGCAGGCAGGTTTGGCAGATATGGTAGCCGCGGCCGATGTCATAACCCAGGATTCGGAAAAGTACGTTGAAAGACTGCTAGAATTATTTCGCCGTTTCAGTAATTTGGTTAAGGAAGCCTTCAACGATGATCCCCGGTTTCTGACGGCACGTGACAAGGCATTCAAGACGGTGGTCAATGATATTACGGTATTCAAGCTGGAACTGCCGACTTCGGCTACGGCAATGGCACGCGGTATCAAGTCGGCAACTCCCGAATCAAAATGTCCGGAGTTGTTGGCCAACTACTGTGATATGCTGCTACGGAGGACACCTTTCAGCAAGCGGCTCACCACCGAGGAAATCGAATCTCGCCTGAAGGACGTACTGTTGGTGCTCAAATACATAAGCAATAAGGACGTTTTCATGCGCTATCACAAGGCGCATCTGACTAGAAG ACTGATCCTCGATTCAAGTGCGGATAGTGAGAAAGAGGAAGACATGGTAGAATGGCTACGGGAGGTCGGCATGCCGGCTGACTACGTCAATAAACTAGCTAGGATGTTCCAGGATATAAAG GTTAGTGAAGATTTGAATACACAATTCCGCTCCCAAACGACACGACACGATGCCATCAACATAAAAATCTTAAACGCCGGAGCTTGGGCGCGTGGCTCCGAACGGGTATCCGTCAGTTTACCGCTCGAGCTCGAAGACTACATTCCCGAGGTGGAGGAATTCTACAAGAAGAAACATTCCGGTCGAAAGCTGCTTTGGTATCATCACATGAGCAACGGAACCATCACCTTCGCGAACAACTCCGGACGGTTCGATCTGGATGTAACCACCTTCCAGATGGCGGTGCTATTTGCCTGGAATCAACGCCCGAACGACAAAGTTTCCTACGAAAACCTGCGCCTGGCAACGGAGCTTCCCGATCCGGAACTGCGCCGGACACTTTGGTCTTTGGTTGCATTCCCAAAGCTAAAGCGACAGTTGCTTTCGTATGATCCGGTGGTGGCTAATCCAAAGGATTTCGTCGAGAACACCCTCTTCTGGGTGAATCAGGAATTCGCGCTGATCAAAAACGGAAAGCCACAGCGGCGAGGAAAGGTCAATCTGGTCGGGCGGTTACAATTGAGCACTGAACGATCCCAACAGGAAGACAATCAATCAATTGTGCAGCTGCGGATACTTCGCACACAGGAGGCCATCATAAAGATCATGAAGATGCGAAAACGACTGAGCAACGCTGCATTGCAG GCCGAGTTAGTGGATATCCTCAAAAATATGTTCCTACCGTCAAAGAAAATGATCAAGGAACAGCTCGAGTGGCTGATAGAGCACAAGTACATGCGACGGGACGACGACGATATCAACACATTCATCTATATGGCTTAG
- the LOC134227125 gene encoding uncharacterized protein LOC134227125 isoform X2 — translation MSLNFGEIVEPSTRAFWDDYDEGEENLTPLQPLEWEWLNEDNVEQQPASIKHLLILEGPRISAFAGTAVLKGRSPICQLNSGTISVYYVVEKGLLVCVSEEQDLNAFGRATEKLANWLDKAEEVIAISFQPSVMHKGTTGNDSEQVCFIRSINGQLSKIQKLEAPNVITGLAGGALSYRKFKDQKASVYVCFLDSCVLDSVSAKPILGLLKSLSIDCDDSYQLKFKVGSNLYL, via the exons ATGAGTCTCAATTTTGGAGAAATCGTAGAACCATCAACCCGTGCCTTCTGGGATGACTACGATGAGGGAGAAGAAAATCTAACACCCCTTCAGCC CCTCGAATGGGAATGGTTGAACGAGGATAACGTTGAGCAACAACCGGCCAGTATCAAACACCTGTTGATACTGGAGGGGCCGAGGATTTCCGCTTTTGCTGGCACCGCTGTGCTGAAAGGAAGATCGCCCATTTGTCAGCTCAACAGCGGAACAATTAGCGTTTACTACGTCGTAGAGAAGGGCTTGCTGGTTTGCGTTTCGGAGGAACAGGATTTGAACGCATTCGGGAGGGCGACAGAGAAATTGGCCAATTGGCTGGACAAGGCCGAGGAAGTGATTGCCATTTCGTTCCAACCGTCGGTGATGCACAAGGGAACGACGGGCAACGATTCGGAGCAGGTATGCTTCATAAGAAGCATAAATGGGCAGCTGagcaaaattcaaaaactcgaGGCACCCAATGTTATCACGGGACTGGCTGGCGGGGCCCTGAGTTACAGGAAGTTCAAAGATCAGAAGGCATCCGTTTATGTGTGCTTTTTGGATTCGTGTGTACTGGACTCTGTTTCGGCCAAACCAATCCTTGGATTGTTGAAATCATTGTCAATCGATTGCGACGATTCCTATCAGCTGAAATTCAAGGTTGGTTCGAATTTGTATTTGTGA
- the LOC134227125 gene encoding uncharacterized protein LOC134227125 isoform X1, whose product MSNKATCTNFVAFIFTPVLISFRSKFNQFNGDLHKMSLNFGEIVEPSTRAFWDDYDEGEENLTPLQPLEWEWLNEDNVEQQPASIKHLLILEGPRISAFAGTAVLKGRSPICQLNSGTISVYYVVEKGLLVCVSEEQDLNAFGRATEKLANWLDKAEEVIAISFQPSVMHKGTTGNDSEQVCFIRSINGQLSKIQKLEAPNVITGLAGGALSYRKFKDQKASVYVCFLDSCVLDSVSAKPILGLLKSLSIDCDDSYQLKFKVGSNLYL is encoded by the exons ATGTCAAACAAAGCGACTTGCACAAATTTTGTTGCTTTCATTTTTACACCGGTTTTAATTTCATTTCGATCGAAATTTAACCAATTTAACGGAGATTTACATAAAATGAGTCTCAATTTTGGAGAAATCGTAGAACCATCAACCCGTGCCTTCTGGGATGACTACGATGAGGGAGAAGAAAATCTAACACCCCTTCAGCC CCTCGAATGGGAATGGTTGAACGAGGATAACGTTGAGCAACAACCGGCCAGTATCAAACACCTGTTGATACTGGAGGGGCCGAGGATTTCCGCTTTTGCTGGCACCGCTGTGCTGAAAGGAAGATCGCCCATTTGTCAGCTCAACAGCGGAACAATTAGCGTTTACTACGTCGTAGAGAAGGGCTTGCTGGTTTGCGTTTCGGAGGAACAGGATTTGAACGCATTCGGGAGGGCGACAGAGAAATTGGCCAATTGGCTGGACAAGGCCGAGGAAGTGATTGCCATTTCGTTCCAACCGTCGGTGATGCACAAGGGAACGACGGGCAACGATTCGGAGCAGGTATGCTTCATAAGAAGCATAAATGGGCAGCTGagcaaaattcaaaaactcgaGGCACCCAATGTTATCACGGGACTGGCTGGCGGGGCCCTGAGTTACAGGAAGTTCAAAGATCAGAAGGCATCCGTTTATGTGTGCTTTTTGGATTCGTGTGTACTGGACTCTGTTTCGGCCAAACCAATCCTTGGATTGTTGAAATCATTGTCAATCGATTGCGACGATTCCTATCAGCTGAAATTCAAGGTTGGTTCGAATTTGTATTTGTGA
- the LOC134226345 gene encoding COMM domain-containing protein 2, with amino-acid sequence MAHLIKQGQDKHLKFVLGQPEEVLIEFCKLAIEYISNGINEKKCSVAAKKLDTTFDTIKSCVEALVCLLIDCTKLHITEEQFQTLSTLQFTDGQIAILWQFISSKRNLVENILKHSPDSELHFRDLEWRLEAKVASRSLNKQATPIIAMKLHLDSEVVNEHKECLQSSELVEPDERSATRKEVLLQTDPTSLVHLIQVLEQALIDSKTHRVRNFVKSFQK; translated from the exons ATGGCTCACCTGATTAAACAGGGACAAGACAAACACCTCAAATTCGTTTTAGGTCAACCCGAGGAAG TGCTCATCGAGTTTTGTAAATTGGCCATCGAATACATTAGCAATGGCATAAACGAGAAAAAATGTTCCGTGGCTGCAA AAAAATTGGATACGACATTCGACACTATCAAGTCCTGCGTTGAAGCGCTTGTATGTCTTCTAATCGATTGCACCAAGCTGCACATCACCGAAGAACAGTTCCAAACGCTCAGTACCCTCCAGTTCACCGATGGCCAGATCGCTATCCTGTGGCAGTTCATCAGCAGCAAGAGGAACCTGGTGGAGAACATCTTAAAACATTCCCCGGACAGTGAGTTGCACTTTCGGGATCTGGAATGGCGACTAGAAGCGAAGGTGGCCTCCAGATCGTTAAACAAGCAAGCCACACCCATCATTGCTATGAAGCTGCATCTGGACAGCGAGGTGGTCAACGAACATAAGGAGTGTCTCCAGTCATCCGAGTTGGTCGAACCGGACGAACGTAGCGCCACTCGGAAAGAAGTCCTGCTGCAAACCGACCCAACTAGTTTGGTCCATTTGATACAAGTCTTAGAGCAAGCTCTGATTGATTCCAAAACTCACCGTGTCAgaaatttcgtaaaatcttttcagaaataA
- the LOC134226347 gene encoding large ribosomal subunit protein mL66 isoform X2 yields the protein MALVSAVKSGLFRISNTVANHTRTFTVTTVNNLKEIRESTQKNSLVISAEYVPSPRADQMLKAVTEAGCVGGQRFCPQCSLGLDIKHTDVLILSQYLRSDGCMLPRRVTGLCKRQQRRIGSLVIMAQKAGLMPNIGPSWSKKDPKKRYQWKKYNKYFDESTIKC from the exons atg gCCCTTGTGAGCGCTGTAAAATCCGGATTATTCCGAATAAGTAATACAGTAGCTAATCATACTCGTACATTTACTGTAACAACTGTGAACAATCTAAAAGAGA TCAGAGAATCCACCCAGAAGAATTCGCTGGTCATCAGTGCAGAGTATGTCCCATCGCCGCGAGCTGATCAGATGCTGAAAGCGGTGACAGAAGCCGGATGCGTTGGCGGGCAGCGATTCTGTCCACAGTGCAGCTTGGGTTTGGACATCAAGCACACGGACGTGTTGATTCTCAGCCAGTATCTGCGTAGCGACGGATGTATGCTGCCTCGTCGGGTGACTGGATTATGTAAGCGTCAGCAGCGACGAATCGGCTCGCTGGTAATCATGGCGCAAAAAGCCGGACTGATGCCGAATATTGGCCCATCGTGGAGCAAAAAGGATCCCAAAAAGCGATACCAGTGGAAGaagtacaataaatattttgacgAGAGTACTATCAAATGTTAG
- the LOC134226347 gene encoding large ribosomal subunit protein mL66 isoform X1: MALVSAVKSGLFRISNTVANHTRTFTVTTVNNLKEIRESTQKNSLVISAEYVPSPRADQMLKAVTEAGCVGGQRFCPQCSLGLDIKHTDVLILSQYLRSDGCMLPRRVTGLCKRQQRRIGSLVIMAQKAGLMPNIGPSWSKKDPKKRYQWKKYNKYFDESTIKC; this comes from the exons atggCCCTTGTGAGCGCTGTAAAATCCGGATTATTCCGAATAAGTAATACAGTAGCTAATCATACTCGTACATTTACTGTAACAACTGTGAACAATCTAAAAGAGA TCAGAGAATCCACCCAGAAGAATTCGCTGGTCATCAGTGCAGAGTATGTCCCATCGCCGCGAGCTGATCAGATGCTGAAAGCGGTGACAGAAGCCGGATGCGTTGGCGGGCAGCGATTCTGTCCACAGTGCAGCTTGGGTTTGGACATCAAGCACACGGACGTGTTGATTCTCAGCCAGTATCTGCGTAGCGACGGATGTATGCTGCCTCGTCGGGTGACTGGATTATGTAAGCGTCAGCAGCGACGAATCGGCTCGCTGGTAATCATGGCGCAAAAAGCCGGACTGATGCCGAATATTGGCCCATCGTGGAGCAAAAAGGATCCCAAAAAGCGATACCAGTGGAAGaagtacaataaatattttgacgAGAGTACTATCAAATGTTAG
- the LOC134226346 gene encoding uncharacterized protein LOC134226346, which produces MLLNQQTLEENYIAAEIYKEFYGTRGNTIRIQWVPSHNGINGNEIADAEAVAKSREPQTYFNGITMNDALIVSKDEVWEEWTRKYKTLSEEKGSWHYQLLEQPTKTIWNKNLALNPEQLKTLNRIRTGHCLTKDKRFKWGWEIDDQCEWCDTTEDLQHILYVCPKYNHSRVDYPALEYMKPLQDILREKNEEDLKQIVQFLNSNKIHI; this is translated from the coding sequence ATGCTACTCAACCAGCAAACATTGGAAGAAAACTACATCGCAGCAGAAATCTACAAAGAATTCTATGGCACCCGTGGCAACACAATTCGAATCCAATGGGTCCCAAGTCACAACGGAATAAACGGAAACGAAATAGCCGACGCAGAGGCCGTAGCCAAATCAAGAGAACCCCAAACCTATTTCAACGGAATAACGATGAACGATGCCCTGATAGTAAGCAAAGATGAAGTATGGGAAGAATGGACTAGGAAGTACAAGACACTTTCGGAAGAGAAAGGAAGCTGGCACTATCAACTTCTCGAACAACCCACCAAAACCATATGGAACAAAAACCTTGCACTCAACCCAGAACAACTAAAAACCCTAAACAGAATTAGAACCGGCCACTGCCTAACTAAAGACAAAAGATTTAAGTGGGGGTGGGAGATTGATGATCAGTGTGAATGGTGCGACACCACGGAAGACCTACAACACATTCTGTACGTGTGCCCAAAGTACAACCATAGCAGAGTAGACTACCCAGCGTTGGAATACATGAAGCCCCTCCAAGATATTCTACgggaaaaaaatgaagaagatcTGAAACAGATTGTACAGTTTCTAAACTCCAACAAGATACACATCTGA
- the LOC134227174 gene encoding MYG1 protein, with protein sequence MLRQLSKLVPGFAARLPACTGNGIPPTSCIQLRTTLLVSKLSISKHIKRRLTTLQMATDAQNLKRFKEDDTRQLTIGTHDGIFHCDEVLACFMLQQLPQYADAKITRTRDQKVLDQCDIVVDVGAVFDREKNRFDHHQASFKDTLNILRPEIKVKRDIRLSSAGLIYTYFGEDVIRRVLTANEIHNENDEMIRGVYRKLYDTLIAEIDAIDNGVPMFDGEPTYSINTHLSARVSHFNPAWNEDAGDDTDAMKRFEKAKAYVGKEFIDKVLYYAVRWWPARELVENAVKRRMDVHSSGEILELENFCPWKEHLYELEETYDISGVPKYVIYYNKENDWRVICVPLQPASFVCRKFLAAPWRGIRDSELEKTSGVEGATFCHQTGFIGGNKTREGVLRMAVASLEATD encoded by the exons ATGCTTcgccaactgtcaaaattaGTTCCCGGGTTTGCTGCACGACTACCTGCTTGTACGGGAAACGGAATTCCGCCAACATCCTGCATTCAGCTGCGGACAACGTTACTCGTCAGTAAACTTTCCATCTCAAAACATATCAAACGAAGATTGACAACCCTCCAAATGGCTACCGATGCTCAGAATTTGAAACGCTTCAAAGAGGACGACACCCGCCAACTGACGATCGGAACGCACGACGGTATATTCCATTGCGATGAAGTGCTGGCGTGCTTCATGCTACAGCAACTACCCCAATATGCCGACGCCAAGATAACGAGAACCAGGGATCAGAAGGTGCTGGATCAGTGTGATATCGTGGTAGATGTCGGAGCTGTATTTGACCGGGAGAAGAATCGGTTTGATCATCATCAGGCAAGCTTCAAGGACACGTTAAACATTTTAAGGCCGGAGATAAAGGTCAAACGAGACATTCG TTTAAGTTCCGCCGGTTTGATATACACCTATTTCGGAGAGGACGTGATCCGGCGGGTTCTGACGGCGAATGAAATTCATAATGAGAATGACGAGATGATTCGAGGAGTGTATCGGAAATTGTACGACACTCTGATAGCTGAGATCGATGCCATCGATAACGGAGTGCCCATGTTTGATGGGGAGCCAACCTATTCCATCAACACGCATCTGAGCGCCCGCGTCAGTCACTTCAACCCGGCATGGAATGAGGATGCTGGAGACGATACAGACGCCATGAAGCGCTTCGAGAAGGCGAAGGCTTACGTTGGAAAAGAGTTCATCGACAAGGTTTTATATTACGCCGTTAGATGGTGGCCAGCTAGGGAACTGGTTGAAAATGCAGTCAAGAGAAGAATGGACGTGCACtcttcaggagaaattttggaattgGAAAACTTTTGTCCGTGGAAAGAGCATTTGTATGAACTGGAAGAAACGTACGATATTTCCGGAGTGCCGAAGTACGTTATTTACTACAACAAAGAAAACGATTGGCGAGTGATTTGCGTTCCTCTTCAACCGGCCAGTTTTGTATGTAGGAAGTTTTTGGCAGCTCCATGGCGTGGAATTCGCGATTCAGAGCTAGAAAAGACATCTGGCGTGGAAGGAGCCACATTCTGCCACCAAACAGGATTCATTGGGGGAAACAAAACTAGAGAAGGTGTTCTAAGAATGGCCGTTGCAAGTTTAGAAGCAACAGATTAG
- the LOC134227173 gene encoding pseudouridylate synthase 1 homolog produces MLGFLCRASIVPIVSKPRSVCIASNCLHRYSSVPSFSGARPAIEAPFLVQMAEAVEQKITCEKNRKEERYQQKRLQQDAKTRYNGMVKKRKWEDPPADPEAVRNFDPASRVKKRKCVIVMGYSGVNYSGMQRNPGMKTIEEELLVAMLKQGWISDEAFNQPQQIQFQRAARTDKGVSAATQVVSIKLPDNVDVDALNKDLPEQIRVFAVKRVTKGFNSKSNCDARTYTYTLPTIAFASNEDKVDMASYRAPEDRLKLVAETLKLYEGTKNFHNFTSRKEFVDPSSKRFIMSFECEAPFVPEGSTTEFATLKIKGQSFMLHQIRKMVGLTLAVVRGLTPPETIEKAFEEQRYGLPTAPGLGLVLNRIHYEKYNVRYGEDGCHEALDFQKEEEQIQIFFRKHIAATIVKTEEETSSMLEWLETLPWHSYEPRDENEPQEWKGKRKSNDEDDDDE; encoded by the coding sequence ATGTTAGGATTTCTTTGCCGCGCTTCCATAGTGCCGATAGTTTCGAAACCCCGCAGCGTCTGTATTGCATCTAATTGCTTACATCGGTATTCCTCGGTTCCATCCTTTTCTGGGGCAAGACCTGCTATCGAAGCACCCTTTCTTGTCCAAATGGCCGAAGCAGTTGAACAAAAAATTACCTGCGAAAAAAACCGAAAGGAAGAACGCTATCAACAAAAACGTTTGCAGCAAGATGCAAAAACTCGTTACAATGGTATGGTGAAGAAGCGCAAGTGGGAAGATCCTCCGGCAGATCCGGAAGCGGTCCGCAATTTTGATCCGGCATCTCGCGTTAAGAAGCGAAAATGTGTCATAGTGATGGGCTATTCGGGAGTTAACTATTCCGGAATGCAGCGTAATCCGGGAATGAAAACCATCGAGGAGGAACTGttagtggcaatgctgaaacaGGGTTGGATCAGCGACGAGGCATTCAACCAGCCGCAACAGATTCAGTTCCAACGAGCGGCCCGAACCGACAAAGGAGTGTCGGCAGCGACGCAAGTTGTTTCGATAAAACTGCCAGACAATGTGGACGTTGATGCCCTCAATAAGGATTTGCCGGAGCAGATCCGGGTGTTTGCTGTCAAGAGGGTGACCAAGGGCTTCAACTCAAAGTCAAATTGCGATGCACGGACTTACACTTATACGCTTCCGACGATTGCATTTGCTTCGAATGAGGACAAGGTGGACATGGCAAGCTATAGGGCTCCGGAAGATCGATTGAAACTGGTCGCCGAAACGTTAAAGCTGTACGAGGGAACGAAGAACTTCCACAATTTTACGAGTCGCAAAGAGTTTGTTGATCCCTCGTCAAAGCGGTTTATTATGTCCTTCGAGTGTGAAGCTCCTTTTGTTCCAGAAGGGTCTACGACCGAGTTTGCAACTTTGAAAATCAAAGGACAAAGTTTTATGTTGCATCAGATTCGGAAGATGGTTGGCCTCACATTGGCCGTTGTGCGCGGACTGACACCGccggaaactattgaaaaggCGTTCGAAGAGCAGCGATACGGCCTTCCAACTGCTCCTGGTTTAGGTTTGGTACTGAACAGAATTCATTACGAAAAGTATAACGTGCGCTACGGCGAAGATGGTTGCCACGAAGCGTTGGATTTCCAAAAGGAAGAGGAGCAGATTCAGATCTTTTTCCGGAAACATATTGCTGCGACGATCGTAAAAACAGAAGAAGAGACTTCATCCATGCTTGAGTGGCTCGAGACATTGCCATGGCATAGTTATGAACCCAGAGATGAGAACGAGCCTCAGGAGTGGAAAGGTAAGCGAAAAAGTAATGacgaagatgatgatgatgagtaG